The Clostridium chauvoei genome has a window encoding:
- a CDS encoding carbohydrate ABC transporter permease → MSKKNTSKRLFVGLSVFPALILFIVFMVIPTLNVFWMSLFKWGGLSNNKKFVGLDNFTILFKDANFIKSFQNTLFLIVIVTIITLILAIAAAAVLVREDTKFKNFFRIVFYFPNILSVVVISAIFSAILDPKQGIINATLDVLSLESLKRMWLGDQKVVIWCIVLAMIWQAVGYYMVMYMASMSSIPASLYESADLEGATKSQQFFQITLPLIWNTIRTTLTFFIISTINLSFLFVKVMTGGGPDGASDVFLNYMYKQAYSNSSYGYGMAIGVVIFIFSFGLSLIISKITKRDTLEF, encoded by the coding sequence ATGAGTAAAAAAAATACATCAAAAAGATTATTCGTGGGTTTATCAGTATTTCCAGCATTAATACTATTCATAGTATTTATGGTTATACCAACATTAAATGTATTTTGGATGTCTTTATTTAAATGGGGAGGATTATCAAATAATAAAAAATTTGTAGGGCTTGATAATTTTACAATCTTGTTTAAAGACGCAAATTTTATAAAGTCCTTTCAAAATACTTTATTTTTAATAGTAATTGTAACAATAATTACTCTAATATTAGCAATTGCAGCGGCAGCAGTATTAGTTAGAGAAGATACTAAATTTAAAAATTTCTTCAGAATAGTATTCTATTTCCCTAATATTTTATCAGTAGTAGTAATATCTGCTATATTCTCAGCAATACTTGATCCAAAACAAGGTATTATAAATGCAACATTAGATGTGCTGAGTTTAGAATCCTTAAAGAGAATGTGGCTTGGAGATCAGAAAGTCGTAATATGGTGTATAGTCTTGGCTATGATATGGCAAGCTGTAGGTTATTACATGGTAATGTACATGGCTAGTATGAGTAGTATACCAGCTAGTTTATATGAATCAGCAGATCTAGAAGGAGCAACAAAATCACAACAATTCTTCCAAATAACATTACCTTTAATTTGGAACACAATAAGAACTACTTTAACTTTCTTTATAATAAGTACGATAAATTTAAGTTTCTTGTTTGTAAAAGTTATGACTGGCGGTGGGCCTGACGGAGCATCAGATGTTTTCTTAAATTATATGTACAAGCAGGCATATTCTAACTCTTCATATGGATATGGAATGGCTATAGGAGTTGTAATATTTATATTCTCATTTGGGTTATCTTTAATAATTAGCAAAATAACTAAAAGAGATACATTAGAATTTTAA